The following coding sequences are from one Pyxidicoccus xibeiensis window:
- a CDS encoding helix-turn-helix domain-containing protein, with the protein MDEAVACQVGVGLRGARLRAGLTLAQVADAAGLAPEAYVRIERGKLLPSMPTLVALCRALSLSAGWLRNPS; encoded by the coding sequence ATGGACGAAGCAGTGGCGTGTCAGGTGGGAGTCGGCTTGCGAGGCGCACGGCTGCGGGCCGGGCTCACCCTGGCGCAGGTGGCGGACGCGGCCGGACTTGCGCCGGAGGCGTACGTGCGCATCGAGCGGGGCAAGCTGCTGCCCAGCATGCCCACCCTCGTCGCGCTGTGCCGCGCCCTGAGCCTCAGCGCCGGGTGGCTGCGCAACCCGTCCTGA
- a CDS encoding MXAN_5187 family protein, with translation MVRLKFLVFAFLVIGLGLAHLPMLSGPLRERAVAGAATQAGAGAAEVARRVDARRAQVQSLTLKLAATPEVVSAVAALQPARSAAPRNPRERDEDDSGPQPLTPERFAAVRTAVEAALPKELQGAVVALVAQDVQFHAVAGGEPSQDTAKLDVAAVAKAGTTVVEALGAPHAFAAVPLLSNGGSRGQPLATLVLGAPLVDASVLEAAVQASGASALALVKGDAVVAAAGPEKVLAEGSLAQVQLNGSPVVLRSGHLQALGPVLLPVFTNGDFMGGKAPLMVGSRRALEGTPLEVLAVADTGAVLGALAAYQQTAVMGLGGLLGLTLLWTLLMGSGRRGDEVQGNSDTLSLSAAMAAAAPPAPQHASAPQPAAPLGDAFAMPPPAHAPAADPFALSASTPAPMADPFAMSAPTPGPMADPFAMSPPAQSPMGDPFALPPPAPAPAASPFSAADPFGSADAFPFPAPPPTPAPYTPPPPAPAPFSAAAMPFEPDPASFGGEPLAPASPRRGAFAFEDQPTAAYSLQQAADPFSLAAAQAVPENPETTRVAAIPRELLQASARPAEVAIPMPPPRSVAPPPAAIPLPGLGNSAVALSEEQHFQEVFREFVTTRERCGEAADGLTYDKFVQKLRKNKEQLVQKYACKTVRFQVYVKEGKAALKATPVKD, from the coding sequence ATGGTCCGCCTCAAGTTCCTCGTCTTCGCATTCCTGGTCATCGGACTGGGCCTTGCTCATCTGCCGATGCTGTCGGGACCGCTGCGCGAGCGCGCCGTGGCGGGAGCCGCCACCCAGGCGGGCGCTGGCGCCGCCGAGGTGGCGCGCCGCGTGGACGCACGTCGTGCGCAGGTGCAGTCGTTGACCCTGAAGCTGGCCGCCACGCCGGAGGTCGTCTCCGCGGTGGCCGCGCTGCAGCCGGCCCGCTCGGCCGCGCCGCGCAACCCGCGAGAGCGCGACGAGGACGATTCCGGTCCGCAGCCGCTGACGCCGGAGCGCTTCGCCGCGGTGCGCACCGCCGTGGAGGCCGCGCTGCCCAAGGAGCTCCAGGGCGCGGTGGTGGCGCTGGTGGCGCAGGACGTCCAGTTCCACGCCGTCGCGGGCGGCGAGCCGTCGCAGGACACCGCGAAGCTGGACGTGGCGGCGGTGGCGAAGGCCGGCACGACGGTGGTGGAGGCCCTCGGCGCTCCGCACGCGTTCGCGGCCGTGCCCCTGCTGTCCAACGGCGGGTCGCGCGGGCAGCCGCTGGCGACGCTGGTGCTGGGCGCGCCGCTGGTGGACGCGTCCGTGCTGGAGGCCGCGGTGCAGGCGTCCGGCGCCTCCGCGCTCGCGCTGGTGAAGGGTGACGCGGTGGTGGCCGCCGCCGGCCCGGAGAAGGTGCTGGCGGAGGGCTCGCTGGCCCAGGTGCAGCTCAACGGCAGTCCCGTGGTGCTGCGCAGCGGTCACCTCCAGGCCCTGGGCCCGGTGCTGCTGCCCGTCTTCACGAATGGCGACTTCATGGGCGGCAAGGCGCCGCTGATGGTGGGCTCTCGCCGCGCGCTGGAGGGCACCCCGCTGGAGGTGCTCGCCGTGGCGGACACCGGCGCGGTGCTGGGCGCGCTGGCCGCGTATCAGCAGACCGCGGTGATGGGCCTGGGCGGCCTGCTGGGGCTCACGCTCCTGTGGACGCTGCTGATGGGCTCCGGCCGTCGCGGTGACGAGGTCCAGGGCAACTCCGACACGCTGAGCCTGTCGGCCGCCATGGCCGCCGCGGCGCCCCCCGCGCCGCAGCACGCCTCGGCGCCGCAGCCCGCCGCCCCCCTGGGTGATGCGTTCGCCATGCCTCCGCCGGCCCATGCGCCCGCGGCGGACCCGTTCGCCCTGTCCGCGTCGACGCCCGCGCCCATGGCCGACCCGTTCGCCATGTCCGCGCCGACGCCCGGGCCCATGGCCGACCCGTTCGCCATGTCGCCTCCGGCCCAGTCGCCGATGGGCGACCCGTTCGCGCTGCCGCCTCCCGCGCCGGCGCCCGCGGCGTCCCCGTTCTCAGCGGCGGACCCGTTCGGCTCGGCTGACGCGTTCCCGTTCCCCGCCCCGCCGCCGACGCCCGCTCCGTACACCCCGCCGCCTCCGGCGCCCGCGCCGTTCTCCGCGGCGGCCATGCCCTTCGAGCCCGACCCCGCGTCCTTCGGCGGCGAGCCGCTGGCCCCGGCGTCCCCGCGCCGTGGCGCGTTCGCCTTCGAGGACCAGCCCACGGCGGCGTACTCGCTGCAGCAGGCGGCGGACCCGTTCTCCCTCGCGGCCGCCCAGGCGGTGCCGGAGAACCCGGAGACGACGCGCGTGGCCGCGATTCCGCGCGAGCTGCTCCAGGCCAGCGCCCGTCCGGCCGAGGTCGCCATCCCCATGCCGCCGCCGCGCTCCGTGGCGCCGCCGCCGGCCGCGATTCCGCTGCCCGGCCTGGGCAACTCCGCGGTGGCGCTCTCCGAGGAGCAGCACTTCCAGGAGGTCTTCCGCGAGTTCGTCACCACGCGTGAGCGCTGTGGCGAGGCGGCCGACGGCCTGACATACGACAAGTTCGTGCAGAAGCTGCGCAAGAACAAGGAGCAGCTCGTCCAGAAGTACGCGTGCAAGACGGTGCGCTTCCAGGTCTACGTGAAGGAGGGCAAGGCCGCCCTCAAGGCCACGCCCGTCAAGGATTGA
- a CDS encoding VCBS repeat-containing protein yields MSRALLLAPLLAALAAGAAPQTPAPTPTQDASAVDRLAKSLADEVRAVPAEAPVALHLSGGSAELRRAVATVLAARLSAAGLAPVVVDAPTAEAAEAAARAQGARTLVRLTLDVDGGELRARGDVVGTWVNFWSGRTPTRPPKPAAALVRAVEADAAVLALASVGATSTPATPGTTARGMRLVGAVMARLEFPLAALAAGDLDGDGRDEVAALTEHDVSVFAADGKLLARRELDALPFSATTTREPFGALAVLPGPPRLAAWSTRHAHGEVLALEKARGALRPLGTLEAAPLGPAERGAFVPGQTAFAPEVRLADGRSQVVPAPFTTASLVPPQLLFVHPEGAASLYPRAGAAPTRLSGLGAGSALGDLDNDGAAELLTTSPQLQPSPDVLRVFAATREDPTAHEPLWQGALPPGRALYVVTADLDGDKRREVVVGLTKPDGTGELFLLRQGTP; encoded by the coding sequence GTGAGCCGAGCCCTGCTCCTCGCCCCACTGCTGGCCGCGCTCGCGGCCGGCGCCGCGCCCCAGACGCCCGCCCCCACCCCCACACAGGACGCCTCCGCCGTCGACCGCCTCGCGAAGTCGCTGGCGGACGAGGTGCGCGCGGTGCCCGCCGAGGCCCCCGTGGCGCTGCACCTGTCGGGAGGCTCGGCCGAGCTGCGGCGCGCCGTGGCCACCGTGCTGGCGGCGCGGCTGTCCGCCGCGGGGCTGGCGCCAGTGGTGGTGGACGCGCCCACCGCCGAGGCCGCCGAGGCGGCCGCCCGCGCGCAGGGGGCCCGCACGCTGGTGCGCCTCACGCTGGACGTGGACGGCGGCGAGCTGCGCGCCCGTGGCGACGTGGTGGGCACCTGGGTCAACTTCTGGTCCGGCCGCACGCCCACGCGTCCGCCGAAGCCCGCCGCCGCGCTGGTGCGGGCCGTGGAGGCGGACGCGGCCGTGCTGGCGCTGGCGTCGGTGGGCGCCACGTCGACGCCCGCCACGCCGGGCACCACCGCCCGGGGCATGCGCCTGGTGGGCGCGGTGATGGCGCGGCTGGAGTTCCCGCTGGCGGCGCTGGCCGCCGGAGACCTGGATGGGGACGGCCGGGACGAGGTCGCCGCCCTCACGGAGCACGACGTGTCCGTGTTCGCCGCGGACGGCAAGCTGCTGGCACGCCGGGAGCTGGACGCACTGCCCTTCTCCGCCACCACCACCCGCGAGCCCTTCGGCGCGCTGGCCGTGCTGCCGGGGCCGCCGAGGCTGGCCGCGTGGAGCACCCGGCATGCGCATGGGGAGGTGCTGGCGCTGGAGAAGGCACGTGGCGCGCTGCGGCCCCTGGGGACGCTGGAGGCGGCGCCGCTGGGGCCAGCCGAGCGCGGGGCCTTCGTTCCCGGGCAGACGGCCTTCGCGCCGGAGGTGCGGCTGGCGGACGGGCGCTCGCAGGTGGTGCCCGCGCCCTTCACCACCGCGAGCCTCGTCCCGCCGCAGCTGCTCTTCGTGCACCCGGAGGGAGCCGCGTCCCTCTACCCGCGCGCGGGCGCCGCGCCCACGCGGCTGAGTGGACTGGGCGCGGGCAGCGCGCTGGGCGACCTGGACAACGACGGCGCGGCGGAGCTGCTCACCACGTCGCCCCAGCTCCAGCCTTCGCCGGACGTGCTGCGCGTGTTCGCGGCCACGAGGGAGGACCCCACCGCGCACGAGCCGCTGTGGCAGGGGGCACTGCCTCCGGGCCGCGCGCTGTACGTGGTGACGGCCGACCTGGACGGCGACAAGCGCCGCGAGGTGGTGGTGGGCCTGACGAAGCCGGATGGCACCGGTGAGCTGTTCCTCCTGCGCCAGGGGACGCCATGA
- a CDS encoding ATP-binding protein, translating to MRLRTRLALAFALLALVPLAVVVPTTLTRLRDTLSRELDARMEAATTSAQESLERSAATARRAVEELVDSPAMEDLAREARERPTRAIQAGTAEALMRSRGLSVLALFDRNGTVLSSGHLPARRGDPDPVLFAVTREKSPKPVPVRVDVRTPSGLRQLPALVTARPVDYGDLRLWAVGGVLLDEGLAQHLSRLTQAQVSVVSGDSELARAGAAEPPTVERALPLGEAVTVKLVFSRAAAREAEQGVMRAFLLLAGLGGTFAVLLGLLVSRWMTRPVEALTEGARRVAEGALDAQVAVEASGEVGELVRTFNRMTGELRATTERLVASERIAAWQEVARRLAHEIKNPLTPIRMSLETLLAAQDARHPRFPDMFKESAGVVLEEVDRLRRIVDEFSRFARMPKPQLAPVDLGELAQSVLALYATPPEGIQILPALQTGVVAKVDRDQLTQVLVNLVKNAEEAMKDKGGALRVRVKGTDADAIIEVEDSGPGIPPEHRARIFEPYFTTKDGGTGLGLAIAARILQEHGGKLDVGGEPGQGARFSVVLPRAEGLAHFRQSNP from the coding sequence ATGCGCCTGAGGACGCGGCTGGCGCTCGCCTTCGCCCTGCTGGCCCTGGTGCCACTCGCGGTGGTGGTGCCCACCACCCTCACCCGGCTGCGCGACACGCTGTCGCGCGAGCTGGACGCGCGCATGGAGGCGGCCACCACCTCCGCGCAGGAGTCACTGGAGCGCTCCGCCGCCACCGCCCGCCGCGCGGTGGAGGAGCTGGTGGACAGCCCCGCCATGGAGGACCTGGCACGTGAGGCCCGCGAGCGCCCCACCCGCGCCATCCAGGCCGGCACCGCCGAGGCGCTGATGCGCAGCCGCGGCCTGTCCGTGCTCGCCCTCTTCGACCGGAATGGCACGGTGCTGTCCTCCGGCCACCTGCCGGCACGGCGCGGAGACCCGGACCCCGTCCTCTTCGCGGTGACGCGCGAGAAATCTCCGAAGCCCGTGCCGGTGCGCGTGGATGTGCGCACCCCCTCCGGCCTCCGTCAGCTGCCCGCGCTCGTCACCGCGCGTCCGGTGGACTACGGGGACCTGCGCCTGTGGGCGGTGGGCGGCGTGCTGCTGGACGAGGGCCTGGCGCAGCACCTGTCGCGGCTGACGCAGGCCCAGGTGTCCGTGGTGTCCGGAGACTCCGAGCTCGCCCGGGCCGGCGCCGCCGAGCCGCCAACGGTGGAGCGCGCACTGCCGCTGGGAGAAGCCGTCACGGTGAAGCTCGTGTTCAGCCGCGCCGCCGCGCGCGAGGCCGAGCAGGGCGTGATGCGCGCCTTCCTTCTGCTGGCCGGCCTGGGCGGCACCTTCGCGGTGCTGCTCGGCCTGCTGGTCTCTCGGTGGATGACGCGGCCGGTGGAGGCGCTCACCGAGGGCGCCCGGCGCGTGGCGGAGGGCGCGCTGGACGCGCAGGTGGCGGTGGAAGCCAGCGGAGAGGTGGGCGAGCTGGTGCGGACGTTCAACCGCATGACGGGAGAGCTGCGAGCCACCACGGAGCGACTGGTGGCCAGCGAGCGCATCGCCGCGTGGCAGGAGGTGGCGCGGCGGCTGGCGCATGAAATCAAGAACCCGCTCACGCCCATCCGCATGTCGCTGGAGACGCTGCTGGCCGCGCAGGACGCGCGCCACCCGCGCTTCCCGGACATGTTCAAGGAGAGCGCGGGCGTGGTGCTGGAAGAGGTGGACCGGCTGCGGCGCATCGTCGACGAGTTCAGCCGCTTCGCGCGGATGCCCAAGCCGCAGCTCGCGCCGGTGGACCTGGGCGAGCTCGCGCAGAGCGTGCTGGCGCTGTACGCCACGCCGCCGGAGGGCATCCAGATTCTCCCCGCCCTCCAGACGGGGGTGGTGGCGAAGGTGGACAGGGACCAGCTCACGCAGGTGCTGGTCAACCTGGTGAAGAACGCCGAGGAGGCGATGAAGGACAAGGGCGGCGCGCTGCGCGTGCGGGTGAAGGGCACCGACGCGGACGCCATCATCGAGGTGGAGGACAGCGGCCCGGGCATTCCCCCCGAGCACCGCGCCCGCATCTTCGAGCCCTACTTCACCACCAAGGACGGCGGCACCGGGCTGGGGCTGGCCATTGCCGCGCGCATCCTCCAGGAGCACGGCGGCAAGCTGGACGTGGGCGGCGAGCCCGGCCAGGGCGCCCGCTTCAGCGTGGTGCTGCCCCGCGCCGAGGGCCTGGCCCACTTCCGCCAGTCCAACCCCTGA
- a CDS encoding GspE/PulE family protein — translation MNRAAHLLWALAGLALVAGLASWLHRHASLGAGSSLELGKLYLQSAMSPLLVGTVSGALVLGLASVAVGALPNKPRAFVSRKPTLSPLAVVNEDVHTAAREMILELGRHLRVMARRPEPDIIAIMELLMEGAMRVVASDVHIHPLEEGTRIAFRVHGMLEQVIVFPREHHSRLVNRVKVLAKLPLYQLDKPQDGHFPLSSQDGPADIRVSILPTNHGEAVALRIARSGMKLPQLATLGFPEALLERYQQILALPQGLILVAGATGSGKTTSLYASLGHIQASRGQLTRIATIEDPIEFDVPLFAQTQVNSEQGFTFAQGLRAVLRQDPNVIMVGEIRDPETARTAIQAGLSGHLLLSTIHANSAAGAFNRLIEMGVEPFLLASSTAATLSQRLVRGLCPHCRTEQALTPEDAVRLDAAGIARGVFYGPVGCERCDGSGYLGRTAIYEMLPVTPAIRDAINAKVPSARIQEIAVREGMVPLLAAGVERARTGATTLREVFRVVGG, via the coding sequence ATGAACAGGGCCGCCCACCTGCTATGGGCTCTCGCGGGACTGGCGCTGGTGGCCGGGCTTGCTTCGTGGCTCCACCGCCATGCGTCGCTCGGCGCGGGCTCCTCCCTGGAGCTGGGCAAGCTCTACCTCCAGTCCGCGATGAGCCCGCTGCTGGTGGGGACGGTGAGCGGGGCGCTCGTGCTGGGCCTCGCGTCCGTGGCGGTGGGCGCGCTTCCCAACAAGCCCCGGGCCTTCGTGTCACGCAAGCCGACGCTGTCCCCGCTCGCGGTGGTCAACGAGGACGTGCACACCGCCGCGCGGGAGATGATTCTGGAGCTGGGGCGGCACCTGCGCGTCATGGCCCGGCGGCCGGAGCCGGACATCATCGCCATCATGGAGCTGCTCATGGAGGGGGCGATGCGCGTGGTCGCCAGCGACGTGCACATCCACCCGCTGGAGGAGGGCACCCGCATCGCCTTCCGGGTGCACGGCATGCTGGAGCAGGTGATTGTCTTTCCGCGCGAGCACCACTCACGGCTCGTCAACCGCGTGAAGGTCCTGGCGAAGCTCCCGCTGTACCAGCTCGACAAGCCCCAGGACGGGCACTTCCCGCTCTCCTCGCAGGACGGCCCCGCGGACATCCGCGTCTCCATCCTCCCCACCAACCACGGTGAGGCGGTGGCGCTGCGCATCGCGCGCAGTGGCATGAAGCTGCCGCAGTTGGCCACGCTCGGCTTCCCCGAGGCCCTGCTGGAGCGGTACCAGCAGATCCTGGCGCTGCCCCAGGGCCTCATCCTGGTGGCGGGCGCCACCGGCAGCGGCAAGACGACGTCGCTGTACGCCTCGCTGGGCCACATCCAGGCGTCGCGCGGGCAGCTCACCCGCATCGCCACCATCGAGGACCCCATCGAGTTCGACGTGCCCCTCTTCGCGCAGACGCAGGTCAACTCCGAGCAGGGCTTCACCTTCGCCCAGGGCCTGCGCGCGGTGCTGCGCCAGGACCCCAACGTCATCATGGTGGGCGAGATTCGCGACCCGGAGACGGCGCGCACGGCCATCCAGGCCGGCCTGAGCGGCCACCTCCTGCTCAGCACCATCCACGCCAACTCGGCCGCGGGCGCGTTCAACCGCCTCATCGAGATGGGCGTGGAGCCCTTCCTCCTCGCGTCCTCGACGGCGGCCACGCTGTCCCAGCGACTGGTGCGGGGGCTCTGCCCGCACTGCCGCACCGAGCAGGCCCTGACGCCCGAGGACGCGGTGCGGCTGGACGCGGCGGGCATCGCGCGGGGCGTCTTCTACGGGCCGGTGGGCTGCGAGCGGTGTGACGGCAGCGGCTACCTGGGACGCACGGCCATCTACGAGATGCTCCCCGTCACCCCGGCCATCCGCGACGCCATCAACGCCAAGGTGCCCAGCGCCCGCATCCAGGAGATTGCCGTCCGCGAGGGCATGGTGCCGCTGCTGGCCGCGGGCGTCGAGCGCGCGCGCACCGGGGCGACGACGCTGCGAGAAGTGTTCCGGGTGGTTGGTGGCTGA
- a CDS encoding PEGA domain-containing protein has product MSNAQEPRNGMPAGDDSDRDNWSSSLMGRTDELRHVQSQSDAPVAGTPSRAAAPAGPGGAAQAPSRKVNMEAFAPPPPPPRPVLAALKLGSAACTLVAALVLVLPELQRFGAGPEEPALRIETTLAPSFDAPTKVREGEVGEQRAAIEGGILLMADSEPSGASVSVDGVKQGVTPVSLTLDCAPGAPLRVQFSRRGYDTLEHATRCQADSMTKLSARLRKARGGAKP; this is encoded by the coding sequence ATGAGCAACGCGCAAGAACCCAGGAACGGGATGCCCGCTGGCGACGACTCGGACCGTGACAACTGGTCCTCGTCCCTGATGGGGCGCACCGACGAGCTGCGCCACGTCCAGTCGCAGTCGGACGCGCCGGTGGCCGGGACGCCGTCCCGTGCAGCTGCGCCGGCAGGCCCGGGCGGGGCCGCGCAGGCGCCGTCGCGGAAGGTGAACATGGAGGCCTTCGCGCCTCCGCCGCCTCCGCCGAGGCCCGTGCTGGCGGCGCTGAAGCTCGGCTCCGCGGCCTGTACGCTGGTGGCGGCGCTGGTGCTGGTGCTGCCCGAGCTCCAGCGCTTCGGAGCGGGCCCCGAGGAGCCCGCGCTGCGCATCGAGACGACGCTGGCGCCGAGCTTCGACGCGCCCACGAAGGTGCGTGAGGGGGAGGTGGGGGAGCAGCGGGCCGCCATCGAGGGAGGCATCCTCCTCATGGCCGACTCCGAGCCCTCCGGTGCCTCGGTGAGCGTGGACGGCGTGAAGCAGGGCGTCACGCCCGTGTCGCTGACGCTGGACTGCGCGCCCGGAGCGCCGCTGCGCGTGCAGTTCTCCCGGCGGGGCTACGACACCCTGGAGCACGCCACGCGCTGCCAGGCGGACTCCATGACGAAGCTCTCCGCGCGACTGCGCAAGGCCCGGGGCGGCGCCAAGCCCTGA
- a CDS encoding periplasmic substrate-binding domain-containing protein codes for MMLRSALACVVLLSSMSALAAGRPRYGGELRVAHAGPPEVGEPALADTPLEATLLGLLSRPVCRVSPEGAVRPELARELSRPTSQAVRIVLPSPTAASAMARAWMRLSSTEGASPYRALLFPLRGEGRQVAASGATLDLMLAFPWPDLERALCHPALAAPVSSAAFGPFSAAGRGALGAQTAWPQGRPYLDRLLLTATDDRGLARLWSSRQVQVELDVGTETDAVAGAAFYATYLAFSPRRLPADFRQAVESAIDREDLTRLFVRAPAVPMPHLLPPSLLQQGPRPRPTAPAGPPRSVTLLYDAALDDQRAVAERIQVKLHERGYTVALEPMSRAALRARWASGDFELMLHALLLPGVPGPALGVVLDAAGRRDLLGVELPAIGAIADAGARDARARERALALAPTLPLVPLYAQAMGLRLAPEVGGLKLDAQGLPALDGLFLLPPEGAVPGGRP; via the coding sequence ATGATGCTCCGCTCCGCCCTCGCGTGTGTCGTCCTCCTCTCCTCCATGTCCGCGCTGGCGGCCGGCCGGCCCCGTTATGGAGGGGAGCTGCGCGTGGCCCACGCGGGCCCGCCCGAGGTGGGTGAGCCCGCGCTCGCCGACACGCCCCTGGAGGCCACCCTGCTGGGCCTGCTGTCGCGCCCGGTGTGCCGCGTCTCGCCCGAGGGGGCCGTGCGGCCCGAGCTGGCCCGGGAGCTGTCCCGCCCCACGTCGCAGGCGGTGCGAATCGTCCTGCCCAGCCCGACGGCCGCGAGCGCGATGGCTCGCGCGTGGATGCGGCTGTCCAGCACCGAGGGTGCGTCGCCCTACCGCGCCCTGCTCTTCCCGCTGCGGGGCGAGGGCCGGCAGGTGGCCGCCAGCGGCGCCACGCTGGACCTGATGCTCGCCTTCCCCTGGCCGGACCTGGAGCGCGCGCTGTGCCACCCGGCGCTGGCGGCGCCCGTGTCTTCAGCGGCCTTCGGCCCCTTCAGCGCCGCGGGCCGTGGCGCGCTCGGGGCCCAGACGGCGTGGCCCCAGGGCCGTCCGTACCTGGATCGGCTGCTGCTCACCGCCACGGATGACCGGGGCCTGGCGCGGCTGTGGTCCTCGCGGCAGGTGCAGGTGGAGCTGGACGTCGGGACGGAGACGGACGCCGTGGCGGGCGCGGCCTTCTACGCCACGTACCTGGCCTTCTCGCCCCGGCGGCTGCCCGCGGACTTCCGGCAGGCGGTGGAGAGCGCCATCGACCGGGAGGACCTCACCCGCCTCTTCGTCCGTGCGCCAGCGGTGCCCATGCCGCACCTGCTGCCGCCCTCGCTGCTGCAGCAGGGGCCCCGGCCCCGGCCCACGGCGCCCGCCGGGCCGCCGCGCTCGGTGACGCTCCTTTATGACGCCGCCCTGGATGACCAGCGCGCGGTGGCCGAGCGCATCCAGGTGAAGCTGCACGAGCGGGGCTACACCGTGGCGCTGGAGCCGATGTCCCGCGCGGCGCTGCGCGCCCGGTGGGCCTCGGGAGACTTCGAGCTGATGCTGCACGCACTGCTGCTGCCCGGCGTTCCCGGCCCCGCGCTGGGCGTGGTGCTGGACGCGGCCGGGCGGAGGGATTTGCTCGGCGTGGAGCTGCCCGCCATCGGCGCGATTGCGGACGCGGGGGCCCGGGATGCCCGCGCGCGGGAGCGGGCGCTGGCGCTGGCGCCGACGCTGCCGCTGGTGCCGCTGTACGCGCAGGCGATGGGTCTGCGCCTGGCCCCGGAAGTGGGCGGCCTCAAGCTGGACGCGCAGGGCCTGCCCGCGCTGGATGGCCTCTTCCTGCTGCCGCCCGAGGGCGCGGTGCCTGGAGGACGTCCGTGA